Proteins from one Lewinella sp. 4G2 genomic window:
- a CDS encoding ABC transporter substrate-binding protein: protein MRLTQLYFFFLLLIVSGCQSAAEEAGTDGGAQQPVSASEVAFRHADNVVRIGMSSEPPTLNPVLSASRTSRYVHEMIFQSLNAQDPNDYSLVPMLAGLPDVKPEANGMVGYAYSINPDATWPNGLPVSAADVVFSMKLVLNPLIGSGAYRSYYEAVSNVITSPNDERRFKVMTSGPYLLAKDAIGSLVIYPEYAYDPEKKMRTIRLQELATDRGAERLAKNNEDLQAFAETFNALETSRSPEDLIGSGPYRLEEWESGQRITLVKQDQYWAEGSSQPWLKAKPERLEFTIIQDANTMGTALRDELVDVVTDLPIEQFKDLPNDAFLRDRYDFEVIDGLKYFGILFNQQLPIFRDAATRRALAQLVDVDQLIEQLFPGGLASRVTGPVMPAKAYYNDALEPVDYDVSAAKAALSAAGWADSDGNGILDREVDGEQQELSFEFLIFPSPTSEAIGSLVAEWAAAAGVDIKVVPKDGRTLFGELDKGNFATAIVGQSFEPYPEDFTQTYASTSVPPNGTNRGGFADREVDQLLRKIRTTLDAEDRYPLYDRFQEIVYENQPMIFLFSTKDRLVVSRRFKYETRAKSPNLFFNALEQHKWNKPE, encoded by the coding sequence ATGAGACTGACCCAGCTATATTTCTTCTTCCTACTCCTTATTGTTAGTGGATGCCAGTCCGCAGCCGAAGAGGCCGGAACTGATGGCGGAGCCCAACAGCCCGTGTCGGCCAGTGAAGTCGCTTTCCGCCACGCCGATAACGTAGTTCGGATCGGTATGAGCAGTGAGCCGCCTACGCTGAACCCCGTACTTTCTGCATCTAGGACCAGCCGCTACGTGCACGAGATGATCTTCCAATCCCTCAACGCGCAGGACCCGAATGACTACAGCCTCGTCCCCATGCTAGCCGGTTTGCCGGACGTGAAGCCAGAAGCCAACGGAATGGTGGGATACGCCTACAGCATCAACCCCGACGCGACCTGGCCGAATGGCCTGCCCGTATCGGCAGCGGACGTCGTCTTCAGCATGAAGCTCGTCCTGAACCCACTGATTGGTAGTGGCGCGTACCGATCCTACTACGAGGCCGTCTCCAACGTGATCACCAGCCCGAACGACGAGCGCCGCTTCAAAGTGATGACCTCCGGCCCTTACCTGCTGGCCAAGGACGCGATCGGAAGCCTGGTTATCTATCCCGAATACGCCTACGACCCGGAGAAAAAAATGCGGACCATTCGCCTTCAGGAACTCGCAACCGACCGCGGCGCCGAGCGGCTGGCAAAGAATAATGAAGACCTGCAGGCCTTCGCCGAAACCTTTAATGCCCTGGAAACCAGCCGGTCTCCCGAAGATCTGATTGGTAGCGGCCCCTACCGCCTGGAAGAATGGGAAAGTGGTCAGCGGATCACCCTCGTCAAGCAGGATCAGTACTGGGCGGAAGGCAGCAGCCAACCCTGGTTAAAAGCCAAGCCCGAACGCTTAGAATTTACTATCATCCAGGACGCCAACACTATGGGCACCGCCCTCCGTGACGAACTGGTGGACGTAGTAACCGACCTCCCCATCGAGCAATTCAAAGACCTACCAAATGATGCCTTCCTCCGCGACCGCTACGATTTCGAAGTGATTGATGGGCTCAAGTATTTCGGTATCCTCTTTAACCAACAACTACCCATCTTTCGAGATGCCGCTACCCGCCGTGCCCTGGCACAACTGGTGGACGTGGATCAGCTCATTGAGCAACTCTTCCCCGGTGGTTTGGCTTCCCGCGTTACCGGGCCGGTCATGCCTGCCAAAGCCTATTACAATGATGCGCTGGAGCCCGTTGATTATGACGTATCTGCAGCTAAAGCTGCCCTCTCTGCCGCGGGTTGGGCGGACAGCGATGGCAACGGCATCCTCGACCGGGAGGTGGACGGTGAGCAGCAGGAGTTATCCTTTGAGTTCCTCATCTTCCCCAGCCCGACGAGTGAAGCCATTGGTTCCCTCGTAGCCGAATGGGCCGCAGCCGCTGGCGTCGACATCAAAGTGGTACCCAAAGACGGCCGCACCCTCTTCGGTGAATTGGACAAGGGGAACTTCGCCACCGCCATCGTAGGCCAAAGCTTCGAGCCTTACCCCGAGGACTTTACCCAAACCTACGCTTCTACTTCCGTACCCCCGAATGGTACCAACCGCGGCGGTTTTGCCGACCGGGAGGTTGACCAACTGCTCCGCAAAATCCGGACGACGCTGGACGCCGAAGATCGCTACCCATTGTACGATCGCTTCCAGGAGATTGTGTACGAAAACCAA
- the queG gene encoding tRNA epoxyqueuosine(34) reductase QueG — protein MSLTNAHIKKLVFDLGFSFIGVAKAERMTEEEARLEEWLNQGKHGTMQWMENHFDKRVDPTKLVPGAKTVISLLYNYFPEDDGPSLEAPKISRYAYGKDYHHVIKGKLKHLVWQIEEALGAPLDGRVFVDSAPVLERDWAKRAGVGWTGKNTLLINPKAGSYYFLAELISDLDVEPDQRIKDYCGTCTACIDACPTEAISPQGYIVDGSKCISYLTIELREAIPEEFKGRMEGWAFGCDICQEVCPWNRFSTPHREPDFLPHPDLPGMSARETREMTEEVFRRVFQKSAVKRTKFSGLRRNIDFLDPEL, from the coding sequence ATGTCACTAACTAACGCCCATATCAAAAAACTTGTCTTTGACCTCGGCTTCAGCTTCATCGGCGTCGCTAAGGCCGAGCGGATGACGGAGGAAGAGGCGCGGTTAGAAGAGTGGCTCAACCAGGGCAAGCACGGTACGATGCAGTGGATGGAGAACCACTTCGATAAGCGGGTGGACCCAACCAAACTCGTCCCCGGTGCGAAGACGGTGATCTCCCTGCTCTACAATTACTTTCCGGAAGACGATGGCCCCAGCCTGGAGGCGCCAAAGATCAGCCGCTACGCGTACGGGAAGGATTACCACCACGTCATTAAGGGCAAACTCAAGCACTTGGTTTGGCAGATTGAGGAAGCGCTGGGGGCACCGCTGGACGGACGCGTGTTCGTGGATAGCGCCCCCGTTCTGGAGCGGGACTGGGCCAAGCGCGCCGGCGTTGGCTGGACGGGGAAAAATACGCTCCTCATCAACCCTAAGGCCGGAAGTTATTACTTCCTGGCGGAATTGATCTCCGATCTCGACGTGGAGCCCGACCAACGAATCAAGGATTACTGTGGGACCTGCACCGCATGCATCGACGCCTGCCCTACGGAAGCCATTAGCCCGCAGGGGTACATCGTCGATGGGAGCAAGTGCATCAGCTACCTGACCATTGAATTGCGGGAGGCCATCCCTGAAGAGTTCAAAGGGCGGATGGAAGGCTGGGCTTTTGGGTGCGATATCTGCCAGGAGGTTTGCCCTTGGAACCGGTTTAGTACACCGCACCGGGAGCCGGACTTCCTCCCCCACCCCGACCTCCCCGGAATGTCGGCGCGGGAGACACGGGAGATGACGGAGGAGGTATTCCGGCGGGTCTTTCAGAAATCCGCCGTCAAGCGCACCAAGTTTTCGGGCTTGCGGCGGAACATTGATTTTCTTGATCCTGAACTATGA
- a CDS encoding M28 family metallopeptidase: MRPILFALLSLLGTCVSAQKTLSVPVPRTPAPPATDQRLYDIADAADPARLERDITQLVGFGTRHTLSDTTSDTRGIGAARRWIFAEFERISETCGGCLEVFYQRNLVEGNPESRIKEDTWVVNVVAIQRGTRDPNRIVMMSGDIDSRVTDPLDGTSDSPGANDNASGMAGTLEAARVLTRYRFPGSIAYVGLSGEEQGLFGGKGLADYAKKQEWEITGVLNNDMIGNITGIDGVTDNTSFRIFSEPYYPESANDERANIYRRFFGGEVDGPSRQLARYIDRLTRQYTTNLDPMMIYRLDRFGRGGHHRPFNDAGFPGIRIMETHENYNQQHQDLRTEDGIFYGDRLEHVNFPYAAKLTGVNAITLAGLAAAPPPPPLVMIGGTVRPSARLKWESPETKTPIAGYYVHYRLTTSAQWEHKRFVPAGQLDYTFKNLVVDNYFFGVSTVGTDGNESLVVFPSTLIPRGL; encoded by the coding sequence ATGCGCCCCATTCTTTTTGCCCTTTTATCTTTACTAGGCACCTGCGTCAGCGCCCAAAAGACGCTTTCCGTGCCCGTGCCCAGAACCCCAGCACCGCCGGCTACGGACCAACGCCTGTACGATATTGCCGATGCTGCGGACCCCGCACGACTGGAACGGGACATCACGCAATTGGTGGGTTTCGGTACCCGCCACACGCTTAGCGATACGACTTCGGATACCCGTGGCATTGGTGCCGCTCGCCGCTGGATCTTTGCCGAATTTGAGCGGATCAGCGAGACGTGTGGTGGTTGCCTGGAGGTATTTTACCAGCGCAACCTCGTGGAGGGCAACCCGGAAAGCCGGATCAAAGAAGACACCTGGGTAGTGAACGTTGTCGCCATCCAGCGGGGGACGCGGGACCCTAACCGGATCGTAATGATGAGCGGGGACATTGACAGCCGCGTAACGGATCCGCTCGACGGCACCTCCGACAGCCCCGGCGCCAACGACAACGCCAGCGGCATGGCAGGCACGCTGGAGGCCGCAAGAGTACTGACGCGATACCGCTTTCCGGGGTCAATCGCTTATGTGGGTTTGAGTGGCGAAGAACAGGGGCTTTTCGGCGGTAAGGGCTTGGCGGACTACGCCAAAAAGCAAGAATGGGAAATCACCGGCGTACTGAATAACGACATGATTGGCAATATCACCGGGATTGACGGCGTGACGGATAATACTTCGTTCCGCATTTTTTCAGAACCCTACTACCCGGAGAGCGCGAACGACGAGCGGGCCAACATTTACCGTCGCTTTTTCGGTGGCGAAGTGGACGGGCCAAGCCGTCAACTGGCACGTTACATAGACCGGCTAACGCGCCAATACACGACCAATCTGGACCCGATGATGATCTACCGATTGGACCGTTTCGGCCGCGGTGGCCACCACCGACCCTTTAATGACGCCGGTTTCCCGGGGATCCGGATCATGGAAACCCACGAAAATTACAACCAGCAGCACCAGGATCTACGAACCGAAGATGGCATCTTTTACGGTGACCGGCTCGAACACGTCAATTTCCCTTACGCAGCCAAACTGACGGGAGTGAATGCGATCACCCTGGCCGGCCTCGCCGCCGCTCCCCCACCGCCGCCGCTGGTGATGATCGGTGGTACCGTTCGGCCCAGCGCACGGCTAAAGTGGGAGTCTCCGGAGACGAAGACGCCCATCGCCGGCTACTACGTGCACTACCGGCTGACGACCAGCGCCCAGTGGGAACACAAGCGCTTCGTGCCCGCCGGACAACTAGATTACACTTTCAAAAATTTGGTGGTGGACAACTATTTTTTCGGCGTCTCTACCGTCGGAACGGACGGTAACGAAAGCCTCGTTGTCTTCCCGAGTACCTTAATTCCCCGAGGGCTTTAG
- a CDS encoding glutamate--tRNA ligase family protein: MKPKSRIAPTPSGYLHEGNLANFLLNAALVRDGGELMLRVDDLDRARYRRAYVEDIFRCLNQLGIQRTEGPVDVASFEEEWSQEKRLPQYRTALDRLRESDLVFACPCSRKELQNGTHVHGCLDRKIDLDTRDVAWRVDTRQVSEELLIPDLVQKEPFVVEPHTVIPDFVIRNKAGRPAYQLACTVDDRLFGINTVGRGQDLLPSTAAQMILSDLLGFDALMSRITFLHHPLITAVDGSKLSKSAGARSEPLRIDGSIIQRLEGLTKQWLG; the protein is encoded by the coding sequence GTGAAGCCTAAATCCAGAATTGCTCCAACGCCCTCAGGGTACCTGCACGAGGGCAACCTGGCTAACTTTCTGCTGAATGCCGCCCTGGTACGGGATGGCGGGGAATTGATGCTCCGCGTTGATGACTTAGATCGAGCGCGGTACCGGCGCGCCTACGTGGAGGACATCTTCCGCTGCCTGAACCAACTCGGCATTCAGCGTACTGAAGGACCGGTGGACGTCGCCTCTTTTGAAGAAGAATGGTCGCAAGAAAAACGCCTCCCCCAATACCGAACAGCCCTCGATCGCTTGCGGGAGAGCGATTTAGTATTCGCCTGCCCCTGCAGCCGAAAGGAATTGCAAAATGGCACCCACGTGCACGGCTGCCTGGACCGGAAGATAGACTTGGACACAAGAGATGTCGCCTGGCGCGTCGATACCCGGCAGGTCAGCGAAGAGCTACTCATTCCGGATTTGGTGCAAAAGGAGCCATTCGTGGTGGAGCCTCATACCGTTATCCCAGATTTCGTCATTCGGAATAAAGCCGGGCGCCCGGCGTACCAATTGGCCTGCACGGTGGACGATCGGTTATTCGGCATCAACACGGTCGGGCGGGGGCAGGACCTTCTGCCGAGTACCGCGGCGCAGATGATACTAAGTGACCTACTGGGTTTTGATGCATTAATGAGCCGTATCACCTTCCTCCATCATCCGTTGATCACTGCAGTGGACGGCTCAAAACTTAGTAAATCGGCTGGGGCCCGGAGTGAACCCTTGCGCATTGATGGCAGCATCATCCAGAGGTTGGAGGGGTTGACCAAACAGTGGTTGGGCTAG
- a CDS encoding SUMF1/EgtB/PvdO family nonheme iron enzyme yields MKNFFNPFLALSFLAIVLTSCGTTDSGELVGASDRPDWKGISPYGMVYVPSGTAHVGNSDQDITGTYIQRPQRITINGFFMDDTEISNNEYRQFIHWIRDSIAHDMMGDFDENGNIDWEMELDLSDESLADMYLEESFAGRRQTNVNLYDYSYQDVDWGAAARARPEGRSGEGMAEYVDNTPVNIYPDTLVWVRDFTYSYNEPMARSYFSHPAYDNYPIVGIDWKMARAFSHWRTTLWNSVNETLIEEFRLPTEYEFEYAARGGREHAQYPWGGPYVRNGKGCLLANFKPGRGNYADDGGGYTVPVDAYYPNDYGLYNMAGNVAEWTVTAFYENANSFVHDFNPDIRYNAKDDDPIGMKRKVIRGGSWKDISFYLQCGTRAYEYQDTTKSYIGFRNVLSFTGRSINDF; encoded by the coding sequence ATGAAGAATTTTTTCAACCCCTTTCTCGCTCTTTCCTTCCTGGCCATCGTATTGACCAGCTGCGGCACCACCGACTCCGGTGAACTCGTCGGAGCTAGCGACCGCCCCGACTGGAAAGGCATCTCTCCCTACGGGATGGTCTACGTACCCTCCGGTACGGCCCACGTTGGTAATTCCGACCAGGATATTACCGGCACCTACATCCAGCGCCCCCAAAGAATTACCATCAATGGTTTCTTTATGGACGACACGGAGATCTCCAATAACGAATACCGCCAGTTCATTCACTGGATTCGCGACTCTATCGCTCACGACATGATGGGTGACTTCGACGAAAACGGCAACATCGACTGGGAAATGGAACTCGACCTTTCCGATGAGTCCCTCGCCGACATGTACCTCGAAGAAAGCTTCGCAGGCCGCCGCCAGACCAACGTGAACCTTTACGACTACTCTTACCAGGATGTTGATTGGGGAGCTGCCGCCCGCGCCCGCCCCGAAGGCCGCAGCGGAGAGGGTATGGCCGAATACGTGGACAACACGCCGGTCAACATCTACCCAGACACGCTGGTGTGGGTTCGTGACTTCACCTACAGCTACAACGAGCCAATGGCCCGCAGCTACTTCTCCCACCCTGCTTACGACAACTACCCGATCGTAGGTATTGACTGGAAGATGGCCCGCGCCTTCTCTCACTGGCGGACGACCCTCTGGAACAGCGTTAACGAAACCCTGATCGAAGAATTCCGCCTCCCCACCGAATACGAATTCGAATACGCCGCCCGTGGTGGCCGCGAACACGCTCAGTACCCCTGGGGTGGCCCGTACGTACGGAATGGCAAAGGCTGTCTCCTCGCCAACTTCAAGCCTGGCCGCGGTAACTATGCTGACGACGGCGGTGGCTACACCGTACCGGTCGATGCTTACTACCCTAACGATTACGGTCTCTACAACATGGCCGGCAACGTAGCTGAGTGGACCGTAACCGCCTTCTACGAAAATGCTAACAGCTTCGTCCACGACTTCAACCCGGACATTCGTTACAACGCCAAGGACGACGATCCCATCGGCATGAAGCGTAAAGTGATCCGCGGCGGTAGCTGGAAGGACATCAGCTTCTACCTCCAGTGTGGCACCCGCGCTTACGAATACCAGGACACTACGAAGTCTTACATCGGCTTCCGTAACGTTCTGAGCTTCACTGGTCGCTCGATCAACGACTTCTAA
- a CDS encoding PorP/SprF family type IX secretion system membrane protein, producing MQLRVLLVLTLMAAGFAVSGQQLTRYSMPWLDIVQFNPAYAGLDNSLSVTGAYRAQWTGLEGSPTGQRLSAHLPIYFLNSGFGIEAERDELGARSLNSVSASYNYQLVRGANVFSFGVSARYLALGLDGSLLRTPEGAYPNEGVFIHNDDLLPTGNVNEGSLALGAGIYYQGNTFQGGVSAKNLNGPVLAFPGLDYTLGRQYHGYLAARFDVLTSWEVLPFAYAISDGTQTQLSGGASFRYQENIMAGAAYRTGDAASAEAIVLSGGFSLNDNITVHYAYDLTLSPLRTVQDGSHEITLKYNLRKRIGAGVPPPIIYYPRAKQ from the coding sequence ATGCAACTACGTGTACTCCTGGTCCTAACGTTGATGGCCGCTGGGTTTGCCGTTTCCGGCCAGCAGTTGACGCGTTACAGCATGCCCTGGCTGGATATCGTACAGTTTAATCCGGCTTACGCGGGGTTGGATAATTCCCTCAGCGTCACCGGTGCCTACCGGGCGCAATGGACGGGCCTGGAAGGCTCACCTACGGGCCAGCGATTGAGCGCCCACTTACCCATCTATTTCCTCAATAGTGGTTTCGGAATTGAAGCCGAGCGGGATGAATTGGGTGCCCGCAGTCTTAACAGCGTGAGTGCTTCCTACAATTACCAATTAGTCCGGGGCGCTAACGTCTTTTCCTTCGGGGTATCAGCTCGCTACCTCGCATTGGGACTCGATGGAAGTTTGCTACGGACGCCCGAAGGGGCCTACCCAAACGAAGGAGTGTTCATCCACAACGATGATTTGTTGCCCACGGGTAACGTCAACGAAGGCTCACTGGCGCTTGGGGCGGGTATTTATTACCAGGGCAATACCTTTCAGGGTGGTGTTTCTGCCAAAAACCTGAATGGCCCCGTGCTGGCATTTCCCGGATTGGATTACACTTTGGGGAGGCAGTACCACGGGTACCTGGCCGCCCGATTCGACGTCCTTACCAGTTGGGAAGTATTGCCGTTTGCTTACGCTATCAGTGACGGGACGCAAACCCAGCTAAGCGGCGGGGCCAGCTTCCGCTACCAGGAAAATATTATGGCGGGAGCTGCGTACCGGACGGGGGATGCCGCTAGCGCCGAAGCGATCGTGCTATCCGGCGGGTTTAGTCTTAACGACAACATCACGGTACATTACGCTTATGACCTGACGCTCTCTCCGCTGCGAACGGTGCAGGATGGCAGCCATGAAATCACGTTGAAGTACAATTTGCGCAAGCGGATTGGCGCCGGCGTCCCCCCGCCAATCATCTATTATCCAAGGGCTAAGCAGTGA
- a CDS encoding Cof-type HAD-IIB family hydrolase, whose amino-acid sequence MKTPRIAFTDIDGTLLDKDRHIAPATRREVDRLSAAGIPFILISSRMPRAMTHLQADLDIEGLPLIAYNGGLVVVDGRTVSSQAIDLKVAEVIREFSQSAPLSVSLYYVDEWYVESMDHYAKREEHNTRTSPTVQNLTTTIANWREAGHGAHKIMCMGEPGRLDRLITLLESEFSSQLHLYRSKDDYLEIADARISKLTGVRTLLEDAYPYLSLGDCIAFGDNYNDVEMLEGVGIGVAVGNARPEAKSVADHVVAGNKEDGVAEGLAKYCPTPPA is encoded by the coding sequence ATGAAAACACCCCGTATTGCCTTCACGGATATTGACGGAACCTTGCTCGACAAAGACCGCCACATCGCCCCGGCCACCCGCCGCGAAGTGGACCGCCTGAGCGCCGCAGGCATTCCTTTTATCCTAATCTCCAGCCGGATGCCAAGGGCGATGACCCACCTGCAAGCTGACCTGGATATTGAAGGCCTCCCCTTAATCGCCTACAACGGCGGACTCGTCGTAGTAGACGGCCGAACCGTTTCCAGCCAGGCCATCGATCTTAAAGTTGCGGAAGTGATTCGGGAATTCAGCCAGTCCGCCCCCCTTTCCGTTAGTCTTTATTACGTCGACGAATGGTACGTGGAATCCATGGACCATTACGCTAAACGGGAGGAACACAATACCCGGACCTCACCGACGGTCCAAAACCTGACTACCACCATCGCCAATTGGCGGGAGGCCGGCCACGGCGCCCACAAAATCATGTGTATGGGGGAGCCGGGGCGTTTGGACCGACTCATTACCCTGCTGGAATCTGAGTTCTCAAGTCAGCTCCACCTCTACCGCTCCAAGGATGATTACCTAGAGATCGCGGATGCGCGCATCTCCAAACTAACCGGCGTCCGTACCCTCCTAGAGGATGCCTACCCATATCTCTCCCTGGGCGACTGCATTGCCTTTGGCGATAATTACAATGACGTTGAAATGCTGGAAGGGGTAGGCATTGGGGTAGCCGTCGGCAACGCCCGCCCGGAAGCCAAATCCGTCGCTGATCACGTAGTCGCCGGCAATAAAGAGGACGGCGTCGCCGAAGGTTTGGCCAAGTACTGCCCTACCCCACCGGCTTGA
- a CDS encoding C1 family peptidase: MFKKIPRNLLVASLLFLAGPFLPTLLAPALSAQRPNASAPTPVTTARSNQMMVGIEDAQTIDAMMYNVEGIGSGGREELARQNVKSYMMPIRQVANSNQEWAYALTSSLEYYKNLSENFKENYSPDYLMMSLANQGTRPNIEDGLRFLVEQGTVSANIVPYGSNVIPGAVYSVPKIRVTNFFYLFRETTRNRNRIFEIKKALSRGNPVLVELRTPPGFERHATATYQPAGAATETHYLNVVGYNSLDETVELRGNFGRLWADAGYVTMSYDDFSAIAVQGFVLHP; encoded by the coding sequence ATGTTCAAAAAAATCCCACGGAACCTCCTCGTTGCTTCACTCTTATTTCTGGCAGGTCCTTTTTTACCCACTCTCCTTGCACCCGCGTTGAGCGCCCAGAGACCGAATGCTTCCGCGCCTACTCCGGTAACTACGGCCCGCAGTAACCAGATGATGGTTGGCATTGAAGACGCGCAGACGATCGACGCGATGATGTACAACGTGGAAGGCATCGGCAGCGGCGGGCGCGAAGAGCTGGCCCGGCAAAACGTGAAGAGCTACATGATGCCCATTCGGCAAGTCGCCAACTCTAACCAGGAATGGGCCTACGCACTTACCTCCTCCTTGGAGTACTACAAGAACCTGAGCGAAAACTTCAAGGAAAACTACAGCCCGGACTACCTCATGATGAGTCTCGCCAACCAGGGGACCCGCCCCAACATCGAAGACGGTTTGCGCTTCCTCGTGGAGCAGGGCACCGTCTCGGCCAACATCGTACCCTACGGCAGCAACGTCATCCCGGGCGCCGTCTATAGCGTGCCGAAGATCCGCGTCACGAATTTTTTCTACCTCTTCCGCGAAACGACCCGCAACCGCAACCGGATCTTCGAGATCAAAAAAGCACTAAGCCGCGGCAACCCCGTGCTCGTAGAACTGCGCACGCCACCCGGTTTTGAACGCCACGCCACGGCAACGTACCAGCCGGCGGGCGCCGCTACGGAAACCCACTACCTAAATGTAGTGGGCTACAATAGCCTCGACGAAACCGTTGAATTACGCGGTAACTTCGGCCGTCTCTGGGCGGACGCCGGCTACGTCACGATGTCCTACGACGACTTCAGCGCTATCGCAGTTCAGGGCTTTGTGTTGCATCCTTAG
- a CDS encoding thioredoxin domain-containing protein — translation MNQLHLESSPYLLQHKDNPVHWHAWNDAALARARAEDKPILVSIGYATCHWCHVMERESFEDEATAAVMNEHFVCIKVDREERPDVDKIYMEACQAINGSGGWPLNAFLLPDGRPFYAGTYYPPEAKYNRPSWRDVLHSLSTSYSERREEVEEQAERLTKNIAGGELNMLRIEPEADDHLSWRNNVMQKLRDRYDHQHGGFGGAPKFPGSQSLEALLAHGVLHGETGDIYLARHGMLAMLDGGIYDQLGGGFSRYTVDGAWRVPHFEKMLYDNALLLRLLAKLQMTTPDERFRDGINETITWLKREMLLPSGGYRAGLDADSEGVEGKYYVWQQEEIEGLLSEQEAAVIIKFYGITEAGNWAEEHTNIPYRPLPKEACATALDISVATFEGLLTSAKSKLHTFRFETRVHPGADDKVILQWNALLVSAFTWCYRATGDVELLNLATELWDTLRTHLFKDGRWHRNYTNGHLGAPAFLDDLAALTEAAIDLYAVTFDMKYLIGSDDLGAAAGALSGGQQLVKYTLENFGNNDSPMLTLRQKGKNELPVESVDLFDNALPSGNSQFMHSLLRMSHLLDEQSMEERGEAMLAAMAGSMERYPGSFAGWVHAALLHAAPKRELVVTGPDAVDVAQQFLSPYRPGLLLAAAEEENQDVSLFRNRYLADGLRFYLCENQVCQKPVTTAKAALELLEKQATNLNPNK, via the coding sequence ATCAACCAACTCCACCTAGAATCTTCGCCCTACCTCCTTCAGCACAAGGATAACCCCGTCCACTGGCACGCCTGGAATGACGCTGCGCTGGCTCGTGCCCGGGCGGAGGATAAGCCCATTCTCGTAAGCATTGGTTACGCCACCTGCCACTGGTGCCACGTGATGGAGCGGGAAAGCTTTGAAGATGAGGCGACGGCCGCGGTGATGAACGAGCACTTCGTGTGCATCAAAGTGGACCGCGAAGAACGGCCCGACGTGGATAAGATCTACATGGAAGCGTGCCAGGCCATCAACGGCAGTGGCGGTTGGCCCCTGAACGCCTTCCTGCTGCCCGACGGGCGCCCCTTCTACGCCGGAACCTACTACCCACCGGAAGCGAAGTACAACCGACCGAGTTGGCGGGACGTCCTGCATTCCCTCAGCACCTCTTACTCTGAAAGACGGGAAGAGGTAGAAGAACAGGCGGAGCGCTTAACCAAAAATATCGCGGGAGGTGAGCTCAATATGCTCCGCATCGAACCGGAGGCGGACGACCACCTCAGTTGGCGGAACAACGTCATGCAGAAATTGCGGGACCGCTACGACCACCAGCACGGTGGCTTCGGAGGGGCACCTAAATTCCCGGGCAGCCAATCGCTGGAAGCCCTGCTCGCTCACGGCGTTCTACACGGCGAGACAGGTGATATTTACCTCGCCCGCCACGGAATGCTGGCCATGCTGGACGGTGGCATCTACGATCAATTGGGCGGCGGCTTCAGCCGGTATACCGTGGACGGTGCCTGGCGGGTCCCCCACTTCGAGAAGATGCTCTACGACAACGCCTTGTTGCTGCGGCTCCTGGCCAAGTTGCAGATGACGACGCCGGACGAGCGGTTTCGCGACGGTATCAACGAGACCATCACATGGCTCAAACGGGAGATGCTCCTGCCTTCCGGCGGCTACCGGGCCGGCCTGGACGCCGACAGCGAAGGCGTGGAGGGTAAGTACTACGTGTGGCAGCAGGAGGAAATTGAGGGGTTACTTTCCGAGCAAGAGGCTGCCGTGATCATTAAGTTCTACGGCATCACTGAGGCCGGCAACTGGGCCGAGGAGCACACCAATATTCCCTACCGCCCTTTGCCAAAAGAGGCCTGCGCTACTGCCTTGGATATCTCCGTTGCTACTTTCGAAGGGCTGCTCACCTCCGCCAAAAGCAAATTACACACCTTCCGCTTCGAGACCCGCGTCCACCCGGGAGCGGATGACAAAGTCATTTTGCAGTGGAATGCTTTGCTCGTTTCCGCTTTCACCTGGTGTTACCGAGCGACCGGTGATGTCGAGTTACTCAATCTGGCTACGGAGCTTTGGGATACTTTGCGTACCCACCTGTTTAAAGACGGGCGTTGGCACCGCAACTACACCAACGGCCACCTCGGTGCCCCAGCTTTTCTGGACGACCTGGCGGCGCTAACCGAGGCTGCGATCGATCTGTATGCCGTCACGTTTGACATGAAGTATCTCATAGGTTCTGATGATTTGGGCGCTGCCGCGGGTGCATTGTCCGGTGGCCAGCAACTAGTGAAGTACACCCTCGAAAACTTCGGGAATAACGACAGCCCGATGCTCACCCTCCGGCAAAAGGGGAAGAATGAGTTACCGGTAGAAAGTGTTGACCTTTTCGATAACGCCCTCCCCTCCGGCAACAGCCAATTTATGCACAGCTTGCTTAGAATGAGCCACCTGCTGGATGAACAGAGCATGGAAGAACGTGGGGAAGCCATGCTCGCCGCGATGGCTGGCAGTATGGAACGCTACCCGGGAAGTTTTGCGGGATGGGTCCACGCCGCTTTGCTGCACGCCGCACCGAAACGAGAATTAGTCGTCACCGGGCCCGACGCGGTGGATGTGGCGCAGCAATTCCTGTCGCCATACCGACCAGGTTTGTTGCTGGCTGCGGCGGAAGAAGAAAATCAAGACGTTTCCCTCTTCAGGAACCGTTATCTTGCTGACGGGCTTCGCTTTTACCTGTGTGAGAACCAAGTGTGCCAAAAGCCGGTTACCACCGCGAAGGCCGCCTTGGAACTGCTGGAAAAGCAAGCAACTAACCTTAATCCGAACAAGTAA